One region of Kytococcus sedentarius DSM 20547 genomic DNA includes:
- a CDS encoding glycosyltransferase family A protein, with translation MAAPSVPSPLRRPARAARRLVRSVVRRTSAREQVAPEVSRAASPQDAPTGVEDHDLAAAPEPSRGLPALDVTVATALSPTVAEVMAPEWDQRPADRTDGGHGALEGAALLLLELQAGRVPGWGRDAQGVAPLVTAARERGVPVTLWVTAGPLPEPSELPWLPGVDRVMATDESLRTEAASRWSRSVELLEAAAQPRTANPVERGGVARRTGRAFTLVDGFPELTDGTALQEVLARGLAPLPEAETPVVRLPGKSSPVTLPTGLESRVHRAGSRGEALAALATAGVVTDLSATSPLAPWTAVAAAASGAPLVTPAGLGGRLPSGLGSLVPSADDQKQFRSEVVARMQQPELRSREGHLLHREVLAAHTASHRAAALLSGAGVELPVRDRSVSAVVPTNRTHELDNVLANIARQRHREVELVLVLHGLEVDEAALRAQATEAGVEQLVLVRADASLTLGSCMNLGIEASSGRYIAKMDDDNFYGPGYLSDLVEAFTYTDADIVGKWCHLVWLRSTGAVVLRYPDAEHTYERRIQGGAMLFTGDLVRRIRFSDIPRAVDSDVLDRSLAEGVKVYSADRFNFVSVRGTDRSAHTWTVTDSTFMTATGDLQFFGDPRSHASL, from the coding sequence ATGGCCGCACCCTCCGTCCCCTCACCCCTCCGTCGCCCCGCCCGCGCCGCCCGCCGTCTGGTGCGCTCGGTGGTGCGTCGGACCAGCGCCCGGGAGCAGGTGGCCCCGGAGGTCTCGCGCGCGGCCTCCCCGCAGGACGCACCCACCGGCGTCGAGGACCACGACCTCGCTGCGGCCCCCGAGCCCTCCCGCGGCCTGCCGGCCCTCGACGTGACGGTGGCCACCGCGCTCTCCCCGACCGTGGCCGAGGTGATGGCCCCGGAGTGGGACCAGCGCCCCGCGGACCGCACCGACGGCGGGCACGGCGCCCTGGAGGGCGCCGCCCTGTTGCTGCTGGAGCTGCAGGCGGGCCGGGTCCCGGGCTGGGGTCGGGACGCCCAGGGGGTGGCACCGCTGGTGACCGCGGCCCGCGAGCGCGGCGTCCCGGTCACCCTGTGGGTCACAGCCGGGCCGCTGCCCGAGCCGTCCGAGCTCCCGTGGCTCCCCGGGGTGGACCGGGTGATGGCCACCGACGAGTCGCTGCGCACCGAGGCCGCCTCGCGTTGGAGCCGCTCGGTCGAGCTGCTCGAGGCCGCCGCCCAGCCGCGCACCGCCAACCCGGTCGAGCGGGGCGGCGTCGCCCGCCGCACGGGCCGCGCGTTCACGCTGGTGGACGGCTTCCCGGAGCTCACCGACGGGACCGCGCTGCAGGAGGTGCTCGCCCGCGGGCTGGCGCCGCTGCCCGAGGCCGAGACCCCAGTGGTGCGCCTGCCGGGCAAGTCGAGCCCGGTGACCCTGCCGACCGGCCTGGAGAGCCGGGTGCACCGGGCCGGGTCCCGCGGCGAGGCCCTCGCCGCGCTGGCCACCGCCGGCGTCGTCACCGACCTGAGCGCCACCTCTCCGCTGGCACCGTGGACCGCCGTCGCGGCCGCGGCCAGCGGTGCGCCCTTGGTCACGCCCGCAGGGCTCGGGGGACGTCTCCCCAGCGGCCTGGGCTCCCTGGTCCCCTCCGCGGACGACCAGAAGCAGTTCCGCAGCGAGGTCGTGGCCCGCATGCAGCAGCCGGAGCTGCGCAGCCGTGAGGGGCACCTGCTGCACCGGGAGGTGCTCGCCGCCCACACCGCCTCCCACCGGGCCGCCGCGCTGCTCTCCGGAGCCGGCGTGGAGCTGCCGGTGCGCGACCGCTCGGTCTCGGCCGTGGTGCCCACCAACCGCACCCACGAGCTCGACAACGTGCTGGCCAACATCGCCCGCCAGCGCCACCGCGAGGTCGAGCTGGTGCTGGTGCTGCACGGGCTGGAGGTGGACGAGGCCGCCCTGCGCGCCCAGGCCACCGAGGCCGGGGTGGAGCAGCTCGTCCTGGTGCGGGCCGACGCCTCGCTGACCCTCGGCTCCTGCATGAACCTCGGCATCGAGGCCTCGTCGGGCCGCTACATCGCCAAGATGGACGACGACAACTTCTACGGGCCGGGCTACCTGTCCGACCTGGTGGAGGCGTTCACGTACACCGACGCCGACATCGTCGGCAAGTGGTGCCACCTGGTCTGGCTGCGCTCCACCGGCGCCGTCGTGCTGCGCTACCCGGACGCCGAGCACACCTACGAGCGCCGCATCCAGGGCGGGGCGATGCTCTTCACGGGCGACCTCGTGCGCCGCATCCGGTTCAGCGACATCCCGCGCGCCGTCGACTCCGACGTGCTGGACCGCTCCCTGGCCGAGGGTGTGAAGGTGTACTCCGCCGACCGCTTCAACTTCGTCTCCGTCCGCGGCACCGATCGGTCGGCCCACACGTGGACGGTCACCGACTCGACCTTCATGACCGCCACCGGCGACCTACAGTTCTTCGGCGACCCCCGCTCGCACGCCTCCCTCTGA
- a CDS encoding glycosyltransferase family 4 protein, with protein sequence MSPLNQAALRRRAKASARRTVENLPVRPLASLPQAGGPLGLRVILYRAHHEMRENADPARALAVLDAVDPAALGPRGHSMRALALARLGRHDEALLAAQESTSGDTPDSTALGRHLDLLDQLGVDEGRQELLEQATRVRPNNHTDAALLMKRFRTPDQELTRRFLDNVATWPNAADPSTVVQVRRDSILMQHEDPAEVRAIAHREAATSPEGMAVAIALLNHLGDYEEIRSLVQFHRCAPEEFPTRPVMWAAKSALRAGHLRAAATLTERAISHRRGQKDARAIHRQATDQLAIVEHGWPVHRPAASTPYTPDPRAVLSVLAQSLPHQSGGYATRSHGVITGLRDLGWTMEAVTRLGFPYDRWPAKKKTVVAPHDVVDGIVYNRLLEPGERVYDNTPMASYISRFADGIAEHAVRHRASLIHASSFQNNGLAGLQAARRLGIPFVYEMRGLEDLMKVSRRPNFEQTESYAYMTGLENHIVRHADLTFVITEALREEMIRRGGPADRIVVLPNGVHTANFEPRARDTELSAELGVQDKVVIGYAGGLVDYEGIELILQAADELRRERDDFHVIIVGDGHHQARLHGLAAELDLADVVTFTGRVPHAEVPRYLSLFDITPFTRLPLPVCELISPIKPFESMAMGKAVISSSVAALTEIVAPDERGLVFEKGSAEGLAHCIRRYLDSPELRQQMGRQARQWVLEQRDWSDVVTIADEAYHRVLGSR encoded by the coding sequence ATGTCCCCGCTCAACCAGGCCGCCCTTCGCCGCCGCGCCAAGGCCTCCGCCCGGCGCACCGTGGAGAACCTCCCCGTCCGCCCGCTGGCCAGCCTGCCGCAGGCCGGTGGTCCGCTGGGTCTGCGGGTCATCCTGTACCGCGCCCACCACGAGATGCGCGAGAACGCCGACCCGGCCCGTGCACTGGCGGTGCTGGACGCGGTGGACCCTGCCGCGCTCGGCCCCAGGGGTCACTCGATGCGGGCCCTGGCCCTGGCCCGCCTGGGGCGCCACGACGAGGCACTGCTGGCCGCCCAGGAGTCCACCTCCGGGGACACCCCGGACTCCACGGCCCTGGGCCGGCACCTGGATCTGCTGGACCAGTTGGGCGTCGACGAGGGGCGGCAGGAGCTGCTGGAGCAGGCCACGCGCGTGCGCCCGAACAACCACACCGACGCGGCCCTGCTCATGAAGCGCTTCCGCACGCCCGACCAGGAGCTCACCCGCCGCTTCCTGGACAACGTGGCCACCTGGCCGAACGCCGCCGACCCGAGCACGGTCGTCCAGGTGCGCCGCGACTCCATCCTCATGCAGCACGAGGACCCCGCCGAGGTCCGCGCCATCGCCCACCGGGAGGCCGCCACCAGCCCCGAGGGCATGGCCGTGGCCATCGCCCTGCTGAACCACCTGGGCGACTACGAGGAGATTCGCTCCCTGGTGCAGTTCCACCGCTGCGCGCCGGAGGAGTTCCCCACCCGGCCGGTCATGTGGGCCGCCAAGAGCGCCTTGCGCGCCGGCCACCTGCGGGCCGCGGCCACCCTCACCGAGCGCGCCATCTCGCACCGCCGCGGGCAGAAGGACGCCCGCGCCATCCACCGCCAAGCCACCGACCAGCTGGCCATCGTGGAGCACGGCTGGCCGGTCCACCGGCCGGCGGCCAGCACGCCCTACACGCCGGACCCCCGCGCGGTGCTGAGCGTGCTCGCCCAGAGCCTGCCGCACCAGTCCGGCGGCTACGCCACCCGGTCCCACGGCGTCATCACCGGTCTGCGCGATCTCGGCTGGACCATGGAGGCCGTCACCCGCCTGGGCTTCCCCTACGACCGCTGGCCGGCCAAGAAGAAGACCGTCGTGGCCCCGCACGACGTGGTCGACGGGATCGTCTACAACCGCCTGCTGGAGCCCGGCGAGCGCGTCTACGACAACACGCCGATGGCCTCGTACATCAGCCGCTTCGCCGACGGCATCGCCGAGCACGCGGTGCGGCACCGGGCCTCGCTGATCCACGCCAGCAGCTTCCAGAACAACGGTCTGGCCGGTCTGCAGGCGGCGCGGCGCCTGGGCATCCCCTTCGTCTACGAGATGCGCGGGCTGGAGGACCTCATGAAGGTCTCCCGCCGCCCGAACTTCGAGCAGACCGAGTCCTACGCGTACATGACCGGGCTGGAGAACCACATCGTGCGCCATGCCGACCTCACCTTCGTGATCACCGAGGCGCTGCGCGAGGAGATGATCCGCCGCGGCGGCCCGGCCGACCGCATCGTGGTGCTGCCCAACGGCGTGCACACGGCCAACTTCGAGCCGCGCGCCCGAGACACCGAGCTGTCCGCCGAGCTGGGCGTGCAGGACAAGGTCGTCATCGGCTACGCCGGTGGCCTCGTCGACTACGAGGGCATCGAACTCATCCTGCAGGCCGCCGACGAGCTGCGCCGCGAGCGCGACGACTTCCACGTGATCATCGTCGGCGACGGCCACCACCAGGCCCGCCTGCACGGTCTGGCCGCCGAGCTCGACCTGGCCGACGTGGTGACCTTCACCGGTCGCGTGCCGCACGCCGAGGTGCCGCGCTACCTGTCGCTCTTCGACATCACGCCCTTCACGCGCCTGCCGCTGCCGGTGTGCGAGCTGATCAGCCCCATCAAACCCTTCGAGTCGATGGCGATGGGCAAGGCGGTCATCTCCAGCTCCGTGGCCGCCCTCACCGAGATCGTGGCCCCCGACGAGCGCGGCCTGGTCTTCGAGAAGGGCTCCGCCGAGGGGCTGGCGCACTGCATCCGCCGCTACCTGGACTCCCCGGAGCTGCGCCAGCAGATGGGTCGCCAGGCGCGCCAGTGGGTGCTCGAACAGCGAGACTGGTCGGACGTCGTGACCATCGCCGACGAGGCCTACCACCGGGTGCTCGGCTCCCGCTGA
- a CDS encoding acyltransferase family protein: MTAAGRTVEDSTPRRPRNTPDPRSFRGDIEGLRAIAVGLVLLHHVHFPGVTGGFAGVDIFFVISGYLITSGLLKEVQATGTVSIPRFYARRARRLLPAASLVLVFTAVVGLFVLTRNALADLASDVLTATFYVINWALAGRAVDYLAEDSAPSPLQHYWSLSVEEQYYVVWPLLIIAAAWVARRTRLRAMPLIGGVLAVLLLASLVHSITHTAADPATAYFYTTTRVWELAVGAMVAYLAPRFRGIPAAAAQVMAAVGVVALVVAAVGYTTKTPWPGSAALLPVLGTALVIAAGCSTPNTLTGRLLGIAPMRFIGGISYALYLWHWPLLIFLAELRPDSGLLERLVVVAVAIALSWATKLLVEDPVRYHKALSQSVPKALLMALATMMASAVAGAAVWSVAPKMTGTPDDAKGAVALVADGAKPAENGQKDGQDVPYALVEDPAKEYDESGPVYPEPALAPKDVPSVYADDCQAKQEATDPPGTDDCVYGNAEGDTRVAVVGDSKMVQWMPALEAIAKEEDWRLEVYNKSACSFSTEGKYDECEEYNGKLVDQLAQDAPDLVFTSTGDTQNVDSISKSMTENLTRLQEGGAQVVLIADNPSTQEGDIEGDKSVYECMEENPGDYGRCSYPMNDVNGNTALKKVDEAMDGVEYVDLNQYICPDGADCPAAIGGMTIYRQGSHVTASYIRSLTPMLHQALVDHGIAFSKDVKVEVAPEESGD; the protein is encoded by the coding sequence ATGACCGCAGCCGGTCGGACGGTGGAGGACAGCACCCCGCGCCGTCCCCGCAACACCCCGGACCCCCGGAGCTTCCGAGGGGACATCGAGGGCCTGCGCGCGATCGCCGTGGGCCTGGTGCTGCTGCACCACGTCCACTTCCCCGGGGTCACCGGCGGGTTCGCCGGCGTGGACATCTTCTTCGTCATCTCCGGGTACCTCATCACCTCCGGCCTGCTCAAGGAGGTGCAGGCCACCGGCACGGTCTCCATCCCGAGGTTCTACGCACGGCGCGCCCGGCGCCTGCTGCCGGCGGCCTCGCTGGTGCTCGTGTTCACCGCGGTGGTGGGTCTGTTCGTGCTGACGCGCAACGCCCTGGCGGACCTCGCCTCGGACGTGCTCACGGCCACCTTCTACGTCATCAACTGGGCGCTGGCCGGCCGGGCGGTGGACTACCTGGCCGAGGACTCCGCGCCCTCCCCGCTGCAGCACTACTGGTCGCTCTCGGTGGAGGAGCAGTACTACGTGGTCTGGCCGCTGCTCATCATCGCCGCGGCCTGGGTCGCCCGCCGCACGAGGCTGCGGGCCATGCCGCTCATCGGGGGCGTGCTGGCGGTCCTGCTCCTGGCCAGCCTCGTGCACTCCATCACACACACCGCCGCGGACCCGGCGACCGCCTACTTCTACACCACCACCCGCGTCTGGGAGCTCGCCGTCGGGGCGATGGTGGCGTACCTCGCCCCGCGCTTCCGCGGGATCCCGGCCGCGGCCGCCCAGGTGATGGCGGCGGTCGGCGTGGTGGCCCTGGTGGTGGCCGCGGTGGGCTACACCACGAAGACCCCCTGGCCAGGCTCCGCGGCGCTGCTGCCGGTGTTGGGCACCGCGCTGGTGATCGCCGCCGGGTGCAGCACCCCGAACACCCTCACCGGCCGCCTCCTGGGCATCGCGCCGATGCGCTTCATCGGCGGCATCTCCTACGCGCTGTACCTGTGGCACTGGCCGCTGCTGATCTTCCTGGCCGAGCTGCGCCCGGATTCCGGCCTGCTGGAACGACTGGTGGTGGTGGCCGTGGCGATCGCGCTGTCGTGGGCCACCAAGCTCCTCGTCGAGGACCCGGTCCGCTACCACAAGGCGCTCTCGCAGTCGGTGCCCAAGGCGCTGCTCATGGCGCTGGCGACGATGATGGCCAGCGCGGTGGCCGGTGCCGCCGTCTGGTCCGTGGCACCGAAGATGACCGGTACCCCGGACGACGCGAAGGGTGCTGTGGCGCTCGTGGCCGATGGTGCGAAGCCGGCGGAGAACGGGCAGAAGGACGGCCAGGACGTGCCCTACGCCCTGGTGGAGGACCCGGCGAAGGAGTACGACGAGTCCGGCCCGGTGTACCCGGAGCCCGCGCTCGCCCCCAAGGACGTCCCCTCGGTCTACGCCGACGACTGCCAGGCCAAGCAGGAGGCCACCGACCCCCCGGGCACGGACGACTGTGTCTACGGCAACGCCGAGGGTGACACCCGCGTGGCCGTGGTGGGTGACTCCAAGATGGTGCAGTGGATGCCGGCCCTCGAGGCCATCGCCAAGGAGGAGGACTGGCGACTGGAGGTGTACAACAAGTCCGCCTGCTCCTTCAGCACCGAGGGCAAGTACGACGAGTGCGAGGAGTACAACGGCAAACTCGTGGACCAGCTGGCGCAGGACGCTCCGGACCTGGTCTTCACCTCCACCGGTGACACCCAGAACGTGGACTCGATCTCGAAGAGCATGACCGAGAACCTCACCCGCCTGCAGGAGGGTGGCGCCCAGGTCGTGCTCATCGCCGACAACCCCTCCACGCAGGAGGGGGACATCGAGGGCGACAAGTCGGTCTACGAGTGCATGGAGGAGAACCCCGGCGACTACGGGAGGTGCTCCTACCCGATGAACGACGTCAACGGGAACACGGCGCTCAAGAAGGTGGACGAGGCGATGGACGGGGTCGAGTACGTCGACCTCAACCAGTACATCTGCCCCGACGGTGCCGACTGCCCCGCCGCGATCGGCGGCATGACCATCTACCGCCAGGGCTCGCACGTCACCGCGTCCTACATCCGCTCGCTGACGCCGATGCTGCACCAGGCGCTGGTGGACCACGGCATCGCGTTCAGCAAGGACGTGAAGGTCGAGGTGGCGCCCGAGGAGTCCGGGGACTGA
- a CDS encoding glycosyltransferase family protein: MGIARRAGRIVRRGRRVLTEAARDPQRRRELPGRLRRTVEREATRLRSEAARRAGARVPLPALDLPDGPVARPQVRAAVVLDTFSELGFRYEWDQHPVTPEGFRSEIEAADPHLLFVESAWNGNGGAWRLAMTGEGAPSPELRALVALCRERGIPTVFWNKEDPPNYDRFIETARLFDRVWTVDADRIEAYRGDLGHDRVGLLPFAAQPRLHNPVLHGAGRAREVAFAGSYFADKHPERREQMDYLLGAALDHGLEIYSRQAGGAKRYAFPKRFRGAVVGSLPYEKMLAASTAYKVFLNVNSVTASPTMCARRLFELSAAQTPVVSGPAAAIEPFLGDTVTVVRDEQEAELALRGLLQHPELRDRQGLLAHRRVFDAHLATHRVEQVLAAIGTDAPARVPSVSAVVPTMRPQTAEHVVRTLAAQVHPSTELVLVAHGVEVDADAVRGLASEHGLEQVQVLRADADLTLGAVMNLGIEAAGGEYVAKMDDDNLYGEHYLSDLVRAFSWTDAQVVGKWAHYAHLSASGATLLRFADHEHRYTDLVQGGTMLMPRETARELRFEDLPRRVDTTFCQKVQRAGGRVYSSDRFNFVSVRGGAPGAHTWTISDAELLAKRGRLVSFGDPTGHVMV, from the coding sequence ATGGGGATCGCACGGCGGGCCGGCCGCATCGTCCGCCGCGGTCGCAGGGTGCTCACGGAGGCCGCGCGCGACCCGCAGCGGCGCCGGGAGCTGCCCGGCCGCCTGCGGCGCACCGTGGAGCGCGAAGCGACGCGCCTGCGCAGCGAGGCGGCCCGCCGTGCCGGGGCCCGGGTGCCCCTGCCCGCGCTGGACCTGCCCGACGGGCCGGTCGCCCGGCCGCAGGTGCGGGCCGCCGTCGTGCTGGACACCTTCAGCGAGCTGGGTTTCCGCTACGAGTGGGACCAGCACCCGGTGACCCCCGAGGGCTTCCGCAGCGAGATCGAGGCCGCGGACCCGCACCTGCTCTTCGTCGAGTCGGCCTGGAACGGCAACGGTGGCGCCTGGCGCCTGGCGATGACCGGCGAGGGTGCCCCGTCGCCGGAGCTGCGCGCACTGGTGGCCCTCTGTCGGGAGCGGGGCATCCCCACGGTCTTCTGGAACAAGGAGGACCCGCCCAACTACGACCGCTTCATCGAGACCGCCCGACTCTTCGACCGGGTGTGGACGGTGGACGCCGACCGGATTGAGGCCTACCGCGGGGACCTCGGTCACGACCGCGTCGGCCTGCTGCCCTTCGCCGCCCAGCCGCGGCTGCACAACCCGGTCCTGCACGGGGCCGGGCGTGCGCGGGAGGTCGCCTTCGCCGGCAGCTACTTCGCGGACAAGCACCCGGAGCGGCGCGAGCAGATGGACTATCTGCTGGGGGCCGCCCTGGACCACGGGCTGGAGATCTACTCCCGGCAGGCCGGCGGGGCGAAGCGGTACGCCTTCCCGAAACGCTTCCGCGGCGCAGTGGTGGGCTCCCTGCCCTACGAGAAGATGCTGGCGGCCTCCACCGCCTACAAGGTCTTCCTCAACGTGAACTCGGTGACCGCCTCGCCGACGATGTGCGCGCGCCGGCTGTTCGAGCTCTCGGCCGCGCAGACCCCCGTGGTCAGCGGGCCCGCCGCCGCCATCGAACCCTTCTTGGGGGACACGGTGACGGTGGTCCGCGACGAGCAGGAGGCCGAGCTGGCGCTGCGGGGCCTGCTGCAGCACCCCGAGCTCCGCGACCGGCAGGGACTGCTGGCGCACCGGCGCGTCTTCGACGCCCACCTGGCCACCCACCGGGTGGAGCAGGTGCTGGCCGCGATCGGCACCGACGCCCCCGCCCGGGTGCCCTCGGTGAGCGCCGTGGTGCCCACCATGCGCCCGCAGACCGCGGAACACGTGGTGCGCACCCTGGCGGCGCAGGTGCACCCGTCCACCGAGCTGGTGCTCGTGGCCCACGGGGTGGAAGTGGATGCAGACGCCGTGCGCGGGCTGGCGTCCGAGCACGGTCTGGAGCAGGTGCAGGTGCTGCGGGCGGATGCCGACCTGACCCTGGGTGCGGTGATGAACCTCGGCATCGAGGCCGCCGGAGGCGAGTACGTCGCCAAGATGGACGACGACAACCTCTACGGCGAGCACTACCTCTCGGACCTCGTGCGGGCCTTCAGCTGGACCGACGCGCAGGTGGTGGGCAAGTGGGCCCACTACGCCCACCTGAGCGCCAGCGGCGCCACCCTGCTGCGCTTCGCCGATCACGAGCACCGGTACACCGACCTCGTGCAGGGCGGCACCATGCTCATGCCGCGGGAGACCGCCCGCGAGCTGCGCTTCGAGGACCTCCCGCGCCGCGTGGACACGACCTTCTGCCAGAAGGTGCAGCGCGCCGGGGGCCGGGTGTACTCGTCGGACCGCTTCAACTTCGTCTCCGTGCGGGGTGGGGCCCCGGGTGCCCACACCTGGACCATCAGCGACGCGGAGCTGCTGGCCAAGCGCGGCCGCCTGGTCTCCTTCGGGGACCCGACCGGCCACGTCATGGTCTGA
- the wecB gene encoding non-hydrolyzing UDP-N-acetylglucosamine 2-epimerase: MSALVVHVTGARPNFPKVAPVMRALDAEGIDQLLVHTGQHYDEKMSDVFFRQLGIPEPDVNLGVGSGAHGEQTARIMIGLEELFTERQPDLVVVYGDVNSTVAASLVASKMGIDTAHVEAGLRSFDLTMPEEINRLVTDRLSTLLLTTSPDANVHLGNEGADPDAVHFVGNPMIDTLLSNLDRYDTGAALESLAGQVPEGVSEGGYAVVTVHRPGNVDRPEDVQALVGSLHSVADRVPVIVPLHPRGRARLEEAGFMDHENVHVVDPLGYLEFMGLVRGAALVVTDSGGVQEETTVLGVPCLTVRPNTERPVTITHGTNQLVTREGLGEAAVAALEKGRQADHLVPPLWDGHAGERIARVIAGHLADRA, from the coding sequence ATGTCCGCACTCGTGGTCCACGTGACCGGTGCCCGTCCGAACTTCCCGAAGGTGGCACCGGTGATGCGTGCCCTGGACGCCGAGGGCATCGACCAGCTGCTGGTCCACACCGGGCAGCACTACGACGAGAAGATGTCCGACGTGTTCTTCCGGCAGCTGGGCATCCCCGAGCCGGACGTGAACCTCGGGGTCGGTTCGGGTGCCCACGGTGAGCAGACCGCGCGGATCATGATCGGCCTGGAGGAACTCTTCACCGAGCGGCAGCCCGACCTGGTGGTGGTCTACGGGGACGTGAACTCGACGGTGGCGGCCTCGCTGGTGGCCTCGAAGATGGGCATCGACACCGCGCACGTGGAGGCCGGTCTGCGGTCCTTCGACCTGACGATGCCCGAGGAGATCAACCGGTTGGTCACCGACCGGCTGTCGACCCTGCTGCTGACCACGAGCCCGGACGCCAACGTGCACCTGGGCAACGAGGGTGCCGATCCCGACGCGGTGCACTTCGTGGGCAACCCGATGATCGACACGCTGCTGTCGAACCTGGACCGGTACGACACCGGTGCGGCCCTGGAGTCGCTGGCCGGGCAGGTGCCCGAGGGCGTCTCCGAGGGGGGGTACGCGGTGGTGACGGTGCACCGTCCGGGCAACGTGGACCGTCCGGAGGACGTGCAGGCGCTGGTGGGTTCGCTGCACTCGGTGGCCGACCGGGTGCCGGTGATCGTGCCGCTGCACCCGCGGGGTCGGGCCCGCCTGGAGGAGGCCGGGTTCATGGACCACGAGAACGTGCACGTGGTGGACCCGCTGGGGTACCTGGAGTTCATGGGTCTGGTGCGGGGGGCCGCCCTGGTGGTGACCGACTCCGGTGGTGTGCAGGAGGAGACCACGGTGCTGGGCGTGCCGTGCCTGACGGTGCGACCGAACACCGAGCGTCCGGTGACGATCACGCACGGCACGAACCAGTTGGTGACCCGGGAGGGGCTGGGCGAGGCCGCGGTGGCCGCCTTGGAGAAGGGCCGGCAGGCTGACCACCTGGTGCCGCCGCTGTGGGACGGGCATGCCGGTGAGCGCATCGCCCGCGTGATCGCCGGCCACCTGGCGGACCGCGCCTGA
- a CDS encoding glycosyltransferase — MAARHLTTDSLKLLSVALRAAPSVIARTVLSVPAVPPALRALALDADGRSAEARVQLEKLARTRPAHLLPTVVRVAAVVHAQRAHRTALQRLDAADVQHPARALAHRDAGHRDRALEVLDRTGGLRARWMRERIEGERAAIAARPWEGLTPDPDAPAPRPGVVLHVVTNSLPWVQAGYTLRTLGLTTAQQREGWHPEVATRLGFPVDSGFLPHGTEHTVEGVPHHLLLPGSLPLGDDRALALHVEELTALARRVRPAVLHAHTRFSNAQVALAVGRRLGIPVVYEVRGFLEETWVTRGGDPASENYHRTREAETTCMLAADAVTTLSETMRRVIVERGVPAERVHVLSNAAPADELAAVDDPATAARGRAHRRGLGIGPEEVVLGVISSLNEYEGTEMLVHAFARHCTEHPADPGHLVVVGDGPSGSTVRAAVAALPAEFADRVHLVGRVPHTEVPSWHAAIDLVCVPRLDTPVTRLVTPLKPLSAMAADSPVLVSDLPPLAELVEDGRGEAVPPRVEDWAAAMGRWTRPGPEARAARERSAERAAAWVDRNATWEVVARRSTRLYAMLTNRV, encoded by the coding sequence GTGGCTGCCCGACACCTCACGACCGACAGCCTCAAGCTGCTGTCCGTCGCGCTGCGGGCCGCCCCCTCGGTCATCGCCCGCACGGTCCTGTCCGTTCCGGCCGTCCCCCCGGCCCTGCGTGCCCTGGCCCTGGACGCCGACGGCCGGAGCGCGGAGGCACGCGTCCAGCTCGAGAAGCTCGCCCGCACCCGACCCGCCCACCTCCTGCCCACCGTCGTCCGGGTGGCCGCAGTGGTCCACGCGCAGCGGGCGCACCGCACCGCCCTGCAGCGGTTGGATGCCGCCGACGTGCAACACCCCGCCCGTGCGCTGGCGCACCGGGACGCCGGGCACCGCGACCGGGCGCTGGAGGTGCTGGACCGCACCGGCGGTCTGCGCGCCCGGTGGATGCGGGAGCGCATCGAGGGTGAGCGCGCGGCCATCGCCGCCCGCCCCTGGGAGGGCCTGACCCCGGACCCCGACGCCCCCGCCCCGCGCCCCGGGGTCGTGCTGCACGTGGTGACCAACTCGCTGCCTTGGGTGCAGGCGGGGTACACCCTGCGGACCCTGGGCCTCACGACGGCCCAGCAGCGCGAGGGATGGCACCCGGAGGTGGCCACCCGGCTGGGCTTCCCGGTGGACTCCGGCTTCCTGCCCCACGGCACCGAGCACACGGTGGAGGGCGTGCCGCACCACCTGCTCCTGCCGGGTTCGCTGCCGCTGGGCGACGACCGGGCGCTGGCCCTGCACGTGGAGGAGCTCACGGCCCTGGCCCGCCGGGTGCGCCCCGCCGTCCTGCACGCGCACACCCGTTTCAGCAACGCCCAGGTGGCTCTGGCCGTCGGCCGCCGTCTCGGTATCCCGGTGGTCTACGAGGTGCGCGGCTTCCTCGAGGAGACCTGGGTGACGCGGGGTGGCGACCCCGCCTCGGAGAACTACCACCGCACCCGGGAGGCCGAGACGACGTGCATGCTCGCGGCGGACGCGGTGACCACCCTCTCGGAGACCATGCGGCGCGTCATCGTGGAGCGGGGGGTCCCCGCCGAGCGGGTCCACGTGCTGAGCAACGCGGCCCCCGCCGACGAGCTGGCGGCGGTCGACGACCCGGCCACCGCGGCCCGCGGCCGGGCGCACCGCCGGGGGCTCGGGATCGGGCCGGAGGAAGTGGTGCTGGGCGTCATCTCCAGCCTGAACGAGTACGAGGGCACGGAGATGCTCGTGCACGCCTTCGCGCGGCACTGCACCGAGCACCCCGCCGACCCCGGTCACCTGGTGGTGGTCGGCGATGGCCCCAGTGGGTCCACGGTCCGCGCCGCGGTCGCCGCGCTGCCGGCCGAGTTCGCCGACCGCGTGCACCTCGTCGGTCGTGTCCCGCACACCGAGGTCCCGTCATGGCACGCCGCCATCGACCTCGTCTGCGTCCCCCGCCTGGACACCCCCGTCACCCGCCTGGTGACGCCGCTCAAGCCCCTCAGCGCGATGGCGGCCGACTCACCGGTGCTGGTGTCCGACCTGCCCCCGCTGGCCGAGCTCGTCGAGGACGGCCGGGGCGAGGCCGTCCCGCCCCGGGTGGAGGACTGGGCCGCGGCGATGGGCCGCTGGACCCGCCCTGGTCCGGAGGCCCGGGCGGCGCGCGAGCGATCCGCCGAGCGCGCCGCGGCCTGGGTGGACCGGAACGCCACCTGGGAGGTCGTGGCCCGGCGCAGCACCCGGCTGTACGCGATGCTCACCAACCGGGTCTGA